The proteins below come from a single Plasmodium sp. gorilla clade G2 genome assembly, chromosome: 13 genomic window:
- a CDS encoding N2,N2-dimethylguanosine tRNA methyltransferase, putative, whose translation MIDVKENNWKKGSKRKRHFKGDNEKMNNPHMWNDKNEEGNMTMESTNSSNKFIYEGSVKIKNKKNHIFYNKAQVFNRDMSIVLIKGLEIFMKEKNKNNEKIIFRGFNIIELLSASGMRSIRYAKELEDTINHITTNDIDKYACKQIKRNFIRNNIKKEKYTILCNDANSVMNILNVDNMYTKKRNNKKLDIGFTYINNINNCIDYFKEAFKFLNFLTHYNRRKNCPLENDIENDSDSTTFLSNDDEVITTKIDNTCEDETYIYEEKYEKSDINGNENNPNVEEQNICLDDIIKKSKLIERYMFDIIDIDPYGSSIDYLESCLKYGRSNFFILITNTDMRILNGKFPDVSFYKYNSMIFSNKVNYNNEFSIRVLFYKIKMIASKYKKCIIPFISINIDFYIRLLVHVIDDALQTKDVCIDTGIVYQCNNCSSFHINPMAYKKDVNHLSSIAENPHSKKRRKMKKNKNLHVANDVDEMNDNISLDHNKINDQNGNTNNTTTTTTTNNNNNNNNKDDDGNNNNNNDGNNNNNNNNNNDDANNNNNLNKSDDQNNPNEAGGDANQNCNNSFISYKYKSTKLNISNKCEECGGDILIGGPIYIGKLHNEDFIHTCISLLENLEQYNLNTIKTRERILINFRCLKQEINIPLYYNLPSLFRNFKICSFSRKLLVNALLNLNYEVSYFHKDPDSVKTNAPNNVFMDIFRAIIFKINSKKKNSNLVQNNNTNQNNHTNNQDQNNLNPNTQIKKIYSIDTIKDEKLKEKLLSYQFFKKNTSFENINISNFKKETNTHKLFTLENPEPFWGPMRKHFEKN comes from the coding sequence atgatagatgtaaaagaaaataattggAAAAAAGGAAGTAAACGAAAAAGACATTTTAAAGgagataatgaaaaaatgaataaccCCCATATGtggaatgataaaaatgaagaaggtAATATGACAATGGAATCTACAAATAGTTcgaataaatttatatatgaaggaagtgtaaaaataaagaataagaagaatcatatattttataataaggCTCAAGTATTTAATCGTGATATGAGTATTGTTCTTATAAAAGGTTTGGAAATTtttatgaaagaaaaaaataaaaataatgagaaaataatatttcggggatttaatattattgaatTATTAAGTGCTAGTGGTATGAGAAGTATAAGATATGCGAAAGAATTAGAAGATACAATTAATCATATAACAACTAAtgatatagataaatatgcatgtaaacaaattaaaagaaattttataagaaataatattaagaaagaaaaatatactaTATTATGTAATGATGCTAATAGtgttatgaatatattaaatgttgataatatgtatactaaaaaaaggaataataaaaaactaGATATTggatttacatatattaataatataaataattgtatTGATTATTTTAAAGAAGCTTTTAAATTTCTTAATTTCTTAACACATTataatagaagaaaaaattgtCCATTAGAAAATGATATAGAAAATGATAGTGACTCAACTACCTTCTTAtcaaatgatgatgaagttATAACAACTAAAATTGATAATACTTGTGAGGatgaaacatatatttatgaagaaaaatatgagaAAAGTGATATAAATggtaatgaaaataatccAAATGTTgaagaacaaaatatatgtttagatgatataattaaaaaaagtaaattaaTTGAAAGATATATGTttgatattattgatataGATCCATATGGATCTTCTATTGATTATCTTGAAAGTTGTTTAAAATATGGAAGAAgtaatttctttattttaataaccAATACAGATATGAGAATATTAAATGGAAAATTCCCTGATgtatcattttataaatataatagtatGATATTTAGTAATAaagtaaattataataatgaatttaGTATAAgggtattattttataaaatcaaaatgatagcttccaaatataaaaaatgtattattccATTTATATCAATTAATATAGATTTTTATATACGTTTATTAGTTCATGTTATTGATGATGCATTACAAACAAAAGATGTATGTATAGATACAGGAATTGTTTATCAATGCAATAATTGTTCTAGTTTTCATATTAATCCAATGGCTTACAAAAAGGATGTCAACCACCTTTCATCTATTGCAGAAAATCCTCATTCGAAGAAGAggagaaaaatgaaaaaaaataaaaatttgcATGTTGCAAATGACGTTGATGAAATGAATGATAACATATCACTTGAtcacaataaaataaacgaTCAAAATGGCAATACTAATAATACAACAACGACGACTAcaactaataataataataataataataataaggatgatgatggtaataataataataacaatgatggtaataataataacaataataataataataatgatgatgctaataataacaataatctGAACAAATCAGACGATCAAAATAACCCTAATGAAGCTGGAGGTGATGCTAACCAAAATtgtaataattcttttatttcttacaaatataaaagtacCAAATTAAATATCTCAAATAAATGTGAAGAATGTGGAGGAGATATATTAATTGGAGGTCCCATTTATATTGGTAAATTACATAATGAAGATTTTATACATACATGTATTTCTTTATTAGAAAATTTGGAACAATATAATTTGAATACAATAAAAACTAGAGAAagaatattaattaattttagaTGCTTAAAACAAGAAATTAATATcccattatattataatttaccATCCTTATTcagaaattttaaaatttgcTCCTTCTCAAGAAAATTATTAGTAAACGCTTTATTAAACTTAAATTATGAAGTTTCTTATTTTCATAAAGATCCAGATAGTGTTAAAACAAATGCTCCAAATAATGTTTTTATGGATATTTTTCGagctattatttttaaaattaattcaaaaaaaaaaaattcaaatctagtacaaaataataatacaaaccAAAATAATCATACAAACAACCAGGATCAAAATAACCTTAATCCTAATacacaaattaaaaaaatatattccatAGATActataaaagatgaaaaacttaaagaaaaattattgtCTTACCAATTCTTTAAGAAAAATACATCTTTTGAAAATATCAACATttctaattttaaaaaagaaacaaatacACACAAATTATTTACCTTGGAAAATCCTGAACCTTTCTGGGGACCCATGAGAAAGCATTTtgagaaaaattaa